In one Nicotiana sylvestris chromosome 8, ASM39365v2, whole genome shotgun sequence genomic region, the following are encoded:
- the LOC138875178 gene encoding uncharacterized protein, giving the protein MLYGAKCWPVKNSPVQKMRVAEMRMLRWMCGCTRQDRIKNEAIRDIVGVDSVEDKMWELRLRWFGHVRRRSIDAPVRRCERLPMESLRRGRGRPKKYWGEVIRQDMVLLQLTEDMTLDRRV; this is encoded by the coding sequence ATGCTGTATGGGGctaagtgttggccagtcaagaactccccCGTGCAGAAGATgagagtagcagagatgaggatgttgagatggatgtgtgggtgtACCAGGCAAGATAGGATTAAGAATGAAGCTATCCGGGATATAGTGGGAGTAGActccgtggaggacaagatgTGGGAGTTGCGgctgagatggttcggacatgttaggagaagaagcattgatgcccctgtcaggaggtgtgagaggttgcccatggagagtttgagaaggggtcgaggtaggcctaagaaaTACTGGGGAgaagtgattaggcaggacatggtgCTGCTTCAActcactgaggacatgacccttgataggagggtgtag